One genomic segment of Terrihabitans soli includes these proteins:
- the tcuB gene encoding tricarballylate utilization 4Fe-4S protein TcuB, translating to MSAVDLLSLTKADQTHRSASLAEADRLMTVCNSCRYCEGLCAVFPAMEMRRDFTNGDLSYLANLCHSCGACYYDCQFSPPHEFNVNVPRVLAEVRGEAYQLYAWPRAFAGLFERNALKISLILAGSVAAFIAGFIAVHEPAALFAANDEPGAFYRLMPHNAMAALFGAVFLYALVAMTMGCVNFWRDIGEPAETLSEPRSIWQAIKDAGSLRYLDGGGAGCMNEDDKPDDNRRFYHHCTFYGFMLCFASTTAATGYHYLLGMEAPYPWYDLPVVLGTLGGIGLVIGPIGLLKAKFQRDRAMQDGARFDGDAAFIGMLFLTSVTGLLLMVLRATPAMGLLLAIHLGVVFALFFTMPYSKFVHGLYRFGSLVRYAKERRSH from the coding sequence ATGTCCGCGGTTGATCTTCTGAGCCTGACAAAAGCCGATCAAACGCATCGCTCGGCTTCGCTCGCGGAAGCGGACCGTCTGATGACGGTGTGCAATTCCTGCAGATACTGCGAAGGCCTCTGCGCGGTGTTTCCGGCGATGGAAATGCGCCGCGACTTTACGAATGGCGATCTCTCTTATCTCGCCAATCTCTGCCACTCATGTGGTGCCTGCTATTACGATTGCCAGTTCTCGCCGCCGCACGAATTCAATGTCAATGTGCCGCGCGTTCTCGCGGAAGTGCGCGGCGAAGCCTATCAGCTCTATGCGTGGCCGCGCGCCTTTGCCGGCCTGTTCGAACGCAATGCGCTGAAGATCAGCCTGATCCTCGCCGGCAGCGTTGCGGCGTTCATTGCGGGTTTCATCGCGGTGCACGAGCCGGCGGCGCTTTTTGCGGCCAATGACGAGCCCGGCGCCTTCTATCGCCTGATGCCGCACAACGCGATGGCCGCCCTGTTCGGCGCCGTCTTTCTTTATGCGCTTGTTGCCATGACGATGGGCTGCGTGAATTTCTGGCGCGATATCGGCGAGCCGGCCGAAACGCTGTCGGAGCCGCGTTCGATCTGGCAGGCGATCAAGGATGCGGGAAGCCTGCGCTATCTCGACGGCGGCGGCGCCGGCTGCATGAACGAAGACGACAAGCCGGACGACAATCGCCGCTTCTATCATCACTGCACGTTCTACGGCTTCATGCTCTGTTTCGCCTCGACCACGGCGGCGACGGGCTATCACTATCTCTTAGGGATGGAAGCGCCTTATCCCTGGTACGACCTTCCGGTGGTGCTCGGCACGCTTGGCGGTATCGGACTTGTGATTGGTCCGATCGGTCTGTTGAAGGCCAAGTTTCAGCGCGACCGCGCCATGCAGGACGGCGCGCGCTTTGACGGCGATGCCGCCTTTATCGGAATGCTGTTCCTGACCAGCGTAACGGGTCTTCTTCTCATGGTGCTGCGCGCGACGCCGGCAATGGGACTTCTGCTGGCGATCCATCTTGGAGTTGTCTTCGCCCTGTTCTTCACCATGCCCTATTCGAAATTCGTCCACGGCCTGTACCGCTTCGGCTCCCTGGTCCGCTACGCCAAGGAGCGGCGGAGCCATTGA